CGGTGCGCGCAACGCTGGTCTCCTGGCTGTGAAGATCCTCGCCACGGCCGATTCCGGGCTCGCGAGCGCGCTCGAGCGCTTCGCCGCCGAACTGGAGGCGAGCGTCGAGGAGAAGAACCGCGCGCTGCAAACGAAGCTATGAGCCTCGCCACCACTCCGCTGCGCAACCCGGACACGGCCTCGGCCGGGGTGATGACCAAGCGCGGCTGGTGGCTGGTCGCCCTCAATATCCTGCTGCCCGGGGCGGCGCAGCTCGTCGCGGGCGATCGGCGCCTCGGCCGGGTGGGTCTGATCGCGACGGCGGCGCTCTGGCTTCTCGCACTCGCCGCACTACTGATCCTGCTGATCTCGCCGTCCACCGTGTACACGCTGGCGACGCAGTCCGGCAGCCTGACGTTCGCGCAGATCGTGCTGATCGTGTACCCACTGCTGTGGGTGGTGCTGACGCTCGACACCCTGCGGCTCGTGCGCCTGGTGAAGGCGCGCTCGAAGGCCCGGGGCTGGATCGCCGCCTTCTCGGTCGTCGTCCTGGTGGGCCTCACCGGGACTGCCGCCTACGGCTCCGTCGTCGCCGCGTCCGCTCGCGGCGCGCTCGCCGGAATCTTCACCGCCGGCCCCTCAGAGCCGCCCGTCAAAGGCCGTTACAACATCATGCTGCTCGGTGGCGACGCCGGTCCCGACCGCGAGGGCCTGCGTCCGGACAGCATGTCCATCGTGAGCATCGACGCCACGACCGGCAAAGCGGTCACCATCGGCCTGCCCCGCGATCTCGACCCGGTGCCCTTCGTCTCCAGCTCGCCCCTGCACGAGCTGTATCCGGACGGCTATGGCGACAAAGGGCGCTGCGACGTCGATGTGTGCCAGCTCAACTCCATCTACACCGAGGTGGAGCTCTACAAGCCCGAGCTGTATCCGACGGCCAAGAAGAACGGCAGCGAGCCGGGGATCGAGGCCATGCGCGACGCGCTCGAAGGCGCGACCGGGCTCACCATCCAGTACTTCGTGCTCATCGACATGCAGGGCTTCGCCGATCTCATCGACGTCCTCGGCGGTGTGGATGTCACCGTGAGCGAGCGCGTGCCGATCGGCGGCGACGAGAACCTGAACGGCGTGGTCGAGTGGATAGAGCCGGGCGAGGGGCATCTCGACGGCTATCACGCGCAGTGGTACGCCCGCGCGAGGCACGGCACCAGCGACTACGACCGGATGGTGCGTCAGCGTCAGTTGCAGGACGCGATTCTGAAGCAGTTCACTCCGGCGAACATCGTCGCCAAGTTCCAGGACATCGCGAAGGCCGGAAAGCAGGTGATGAAGACCGACATCCCGCAGTCGATGCTCGGGTACTTCGTGGACCTCGGCATGAAGACCAAAGCGCAGAAAGTGGACCAGCTGGAACTGGTGCCGCCGACCATCGATCCGGAGAATCCGGACTACACGCAGATCCGCCGCCTGGTGCAGCAGGCTGTGGCGCCGGCCACCCCGAAGCCCTCCTCGATGTGAGCGCGACGCTCAGACGACCCCTGACCAGATGACAGGGACTGCCCAGGCTTCGCCGGTTCCGCCGCCCGCAGGGAGCGGGTACAGGTGGAGGAGTGGCACAGCACCCGGTGACGAAGGACGCTGGCCGGCTGGTGGCGCTCGACGGCCTGCGCGGCCTGGCGGCGGTCGTCGTCCTGTTGCACCACGCCCTCTACACGAACCCCGGCTTTCCCGGCTCGCCGGGCGGCGGGCATGCGCCGGCCGGTTCTGCGATGTGGTGGATCAGCTACCACGCCTCTCAAGCTGGCCACCGCCGGCGCGGAGTCGGTGATCGTCTTTTTCGTGCTCTCCGGGCTCGTCGTCACGCTCCCGGCTCTGCGGCGTCGCGGGTTCGACTGGGTGGCCTACTTCCCGCGTCGGGTCGTGCGCCTCATGGTCCCTGTGTTCGCGTCCGCGGCGCTGGCGGCGGTGTGGGTCGTGGCCATTCCGCAGCGCTCCACGCAGCCCGACGGCACCTGGCTCACCGCGTCGTCCACGCCGGGCTTCTCGTGGGAGTACCTCGTCAAGGCGTGGGATCTGCTCGGCGGCGATGGGCAGATCAACAACCCGCTGTGGTCTCTGCGCTGGGAGCTGATCTTCTCTCTGGCGCTCCCCGTGTTCGCGGTGACGG
This genomic window from Leifsonia xyli subsp. cynodontis DSM 46306 contains:
- a CDS encoding LCP family protein, producing the protein MSLATTPLRNPDTASAGVMTKRGWWLVALNILLPGAAQLVAGDRRLGRVGLIATAALWLLALAALLILLISPSTVYTLATQSGSLTFAQIVLIVYPLLWVVLTLDTLRLVRLVKARSKARGWIAAFSVVVLVGLTGTAAYGSVVAASARGALAGIFTAGPSEPPVKGRYNIMLLGGDAGPDREGLRPDSMSIVSIDATTGKAVTIGLPRDLDPVPFVSSSPLHELYPDGYGDKGRCDVDVCQLNSIYTEVELYKPELYPTAKKNGSEPGIEAMRDALEGATGLTIQYFVLIDMQGFADLIDVLGGVDVTVSERVPIGGDENLNGVVEWIEPGEGHLDGYHAQWYARARHGTSDYDRMVRQRQLQDAILKQFTPANIVAKFQDIAKAGKQVMKTDIPQSMLGYFVDLGMKTKAQKVDQLELVPPTIDPENPDYTQIRRLVQQAVAPATPKPSSM